In Candidatus Protochlamydia phocaeensis, a single genomic region encodes these proteins:
- the proC gene encoding pyrroline-5-carboxylate reductase gives MEKQMHIAIIGCGNMGTGIAQGLSPFHKLALFDRDFPATQELAREIKARACPSAEEAIQEAEIIILAIKPQNLKEISDLIAPHLKTDQIIISLLAGTPHSVLRRYFHSSLIIRMMPNLALTYGEGVIGMVDNPYLTQALKHKLQTLFEPLGMVYWLSESKIDALTSLTGSGPAFIFTLIEAMVEAGMAMGFGAEDAKNLVLQMIKGSLTLLEKTRKHPGELKWQVTSPAGTTIEGLKALEDYAIRSGIIHTFLAAYERSKELSSDH, from the coding sequence ATGGAAAAACAAATGCATATTGCCATTATTGGCTGCGGAAACATGGGAACGGGAATTGCCCAAGGACTCAGCCCTTTCCACAAGCTTGCCTTATTCGACAGGGATTTCCCTGCCACGCAAGAATTGGCACGCGAAATTAAAGCCCGCGCCTGCCCATCTGCTGAAGAAGCGATTCAGGAAGCTGAAATAATCATTTTGGCAATTAAACCGCAAAATCTCAAAGAGATCAGCGATCTGATCGCGCCCCATCTCAAGACAGATCAAATTATCATCAGTTTATTGGCAGGGACGCCGCATAGCGTTCTAAGGCGCTATTTTCATTCCTCTTTAATTATCCGAATGATGCCGAATCTCGCTCTGACTTATGGAGAAGGTGTGATCGGCATGGTGGACAATCCCTATTTAACCCAAGCACTTAAGCATAAACTTCAAACGCTCTTTGAACCGCTCGGCATGGTCTACTGGCTAAGCGAATCCAAAATCGATGCACTGACTTCCCTCACAGGATCCGGTCCAGCATTTATCTTTACGTTGATCGAAGCGATGGTTGAAGCCGGAATGGCCATGGGTTTTGGTGCCGAAGATGCTAAAAACCTAGTCTTGCAGATGATCAAGGGCAGTTTGACCTTATTGGAAAAAACAAGAAAGCATCCGGGAGAGTTAAAATGGCAAGTCACTTCCCCTGCCGGAACAACCATTGAGGGCTTGAAAGCGTTGGAGGACTATGCCATTCGCAGTGGCATCATTCATACTTTTTTAGCAGCTTATGAAAGAAGCAAAGAGCTATCTTCCGACCATTAA